A single region of the Plantactinospora soyae genome encodes:
- a CDS encoding class I SAM-dependent methyltransferase: MPTEMISFLTQLARSPRAVGAIAPSGIPLAERITATIPRTGEPLVVELGPGTGAFTRVIQRRLAGQGRHLALEINPIFADRLARDHPAVDVLQADAGNLADLLSERNLPRAEAIVSGLPWAVFTAERQREILGAVVAALADDGAFTTFAYQHARWAPPARRLHRTLRELFEEVVVGGTVWANLPPAVVYHCRRPVRKPLLEEAGTAKVARQPSSVRPLNLPHPVQS; this comes from the coding sequence GTGCCTACCGAAATGATCTCGTTTTTGACCCAGTTGGCCCGCAGCCCTCGGGCAGTCGGCGCGATCGCGCCCAGCGGAATCCCACTGGCCGAACGGATCACCGCGACGATCCCCCGGACCGGCGAGCCGTTGGTGGTCGAACTCGGGCCCGGCACCGGAGCCTTCACCCGAGTGATCCAGCGCCGCCTGGCCGGCCAGGGCAGGCATCTCGCCCTGGAGATCAACCCGATCTTCGCCGACCGTCTGGCCCGGGACCATCCCGCGGTCGACGTGCTCCAGGCCGATGCCGGGAACCTGGCCGACCTGCTCAGCGAGCGGAACCTTCCCCGTGCCGAGGCGATCGTCAGCGGTCTGCCCTGGGCGGTGTTCACCGCGGAACGGCAGCGGGAGATCCTCGGTGCCGTCGTCGCGGCTCTCGCCGACGACGGCGCGTTCACCACGTTCGCGTACCAGCACGCCCGGTGGGCACCCCCGGCGCGCCGGCTGCACCGGACCCTGCGCGAGCTGTTCGAGGAGGTCGTCGTCGGCGGAACGGTGTGGGCGAACCTACCTCCGGCGGTGGTCTACCACTGTCGCCGACCGGTCCGGAAGCCCCTGCTGGAGGAGGCCGGTACGGCGAAGGTCGCCCGTCAGCCGTCGTCGGTCCGGCCGCTGAACCTGCCCCACCCGGTCCAGTCCTGA
- a CDS encoding DUF2550 domain-containing protein, with product MLVLRWIGIGVLVFLLAVGALFLRRALVARSGGIIRLSVRVSTMLDGRGWSPGFARFAETELRWYRMFSLSFGPKRVLTRRGLAVERRRLPEGQERLIMPADWVILRCVSHQAPVEIAMAKSTVTGFLSWLESAPPGAVSHLMLRD from the coding sequence ATGCTGGTTCTGCGTTGGATCGGGATCGGCGTTCTGGTATTCCTCCTCGCGGTCGGGGCGCTCTTCCTCCGGCGGGCCCTGGTCGCCCGGTCCGGCGGCATCATCCGACTCAGCGTGCGGGTCTCGACCATGCTCGACGGGCGGGGCTGGTCGCCGGGCTTCGCCCGGTTCGCCGAGACCGAACTCCGGTGGTACCGGATGTTCAGCCTCTCGTTCGGGCCGAAACGGGTGCTGACCCGGCGCGGGCTAGCGGTGGAACGACGGCGACTCCCCGAGGGTCAGGAACGACTGATCATGCCGGCGGACTGGGTGATCCTGCGATGTGTGAGCCACCAGGCGCCCGTGGAGATCGCGATGGCGAAGTCCACGGTCACCGGCTTCCTCTCCTGGCTTGAATCCGCCCCTCCCGGGGCGGTTTCGCATTTGATGCTCCGGGACTGA
- a CDS encoding F0F1 ATP synthase subunit epsilon — protein sequence MAQLQVELVSVEEKIWTGDAEMVVARTTEGELGVLPGHAPLLGQLAEPGQVRIKLAGGEQLTYEVTGGFLSVTGDGVTVLAESASPVTESATR from the coding sequence GTGGCACAGCTTCAGGTCGAGCTCGTATCCGTCGAGGAGAAGATCTGGACGGGTGACGCCGAGATGGTCGTCGCGCGGACGACCGAAGGTGAGCTCGGAGTGCTGCCGGGACACGCGCCGCTGCTGGGTCAGCTCGCCGAGCCCGGCCAGGTACGCATCAAGCTGGCCGGTGGCGAGCAGCTCACCTACGAGGTGACCGGCGGATTCCTGTCGGTGACCGGCGACGGTGTCACGGTCCTGGCCGAGAGCGCCAGCCCGGTAACCGAGTCCGCGACGCGCTGA
- a CDS encoding LCP family protein, translating to MGTGRPVKEGRRRKSNVPTWARLCTIFGAVLVLLSGAVLVGFEAMLARYEGAVAQEDLFGDEAAGAAATEKKSDIKGPLNILLVGIDPRQPETPPLADSIMVLHVNQALDSAYLFSMPRDLLVDIPRFPKADFSGEKTKLNAAMAFGSRVPGKKLPDAAQGFELLSLTVSKVTGIKRFDAGGIINFGGFLKIVDAMGGVTMYIDQNVKSEHRRPDGSHRTHKSVGQGYVGPQAQYKKGTRHLKGWQALDYVRQRYPSSGVVDGDYGRQRHQQQFVRAMADQALSKDVVTNPIKMDSVLRAAGKSLIFSGRGHKLIDFGFALRNLRSDSIQMIKLPGGGVGTGSDYKGERFQPIAAEFFEALRAGTVDTFVISNPELLNKVK from the coding sequence CTGGGCACCGGGCGGCCGGTCAAGGAGGGCCGCCGCCGGAAGTCCAACGTGCCGACCTGGGCCCGGCTCTGCACCATCTTCGGGGCGGTGCTGGTGCTGCTCAGCGGGGCGGTGCTGGTCGGCTTCGAGGCGATGCTCGCCCGCTACGAGGGCGCGGTGGCCCAGGAGGACCTCTTCGGCGACGAGGCTGCCGGAGCGGCGGCCACGGAGAAGAAGTCGGACATCAAGGGACCGCTGAACATCCTGCTGGTCGGCATCGACCCACGGCAGCCGGAGACGCCGCCACTGGCTGACTCGATCATGGTGCTGCACGTGAACCAGGCGCTCGACTCGGCGTACCTCTTCTCGATGCCCCGGGACCTGCTGGTCGACATCCCCCGCTTCCCCAAGGCCGACTTCTCGGGCGAGAAGACGAAGCTGAACGCCGCGATGGCGTTTGGCAGCCGGGTGCCCGGCAAGAAGCTCCCGGACGCGGCGCAGGGCTTCGAACTGCTCTCCCTGACGGTCTCCAAGGTGACCGGGATCAAGCGGTTCGACGCCGGCGGGATCATCAACTTCGGCGGATTCCTGAAGATCGTCGACGCCATGGGTGGCGTCACGATGTACATCGACCAGAACGTGAAGTCGGAGCACCGTCGGCCGGACGGCTCACACCGGACGCACAAGTCCGTCGGCCAGGGTTACGTCGGCCCGCAGGCCCAGTACAAGAAGGGCACCCGGCACCTGAAGGGCTGGCAGGCGCTGGACTACGTCCGGCAGCGCTACCCGAGCAGCGGGGTCGTCGACGGCGACTACGGCCGCCAGCGGCACCAGCAGCAGTTCGTCCGGGCAATGGCCGACCAGGCGCTGAGCAAGGACGTGGTGACCAACCCGATCAAGATGGACTCCGTACTGCGGGCGGCGGGGAAGTCCTTGATCTTCAGCGGTCGGGGGCACAAGTTGATCGACTTCGGCTTCGCGCTGCGCAACCTGCGGTCGGACTCGATCCAGATGATCAAGCTGCCCGGCGGTGGCGTCGGCACCGGCAGCGACTACAAGGGTGAGCGGTTCCAACCGATCGCCGCCGAGTTCTTCGAGGCGCTCCGGGCCGGCACCGTCGACACCTTCGTGATCTCGAACCCGGAGTTGCTGAACAAGGTCAAGTGA
- a CDS encoding LCP family protein: MPRWARICTIFGAVLVFVSGTALVGFEAVLARYSGAVQEGDLFGDEAAGALPEKKSDIKGPLNILLVGIDPRTPEWSPLADSIMVLHVNETLDSAYLFSMPRDLLVQIPAFPKADYSGGTEKLNAAMSHGSKVPGAKLPDANRGFELLSLTVSKLTGIERFDAGAIINFSGFQKIVDAMGGVDMYIDSNVKSEHKQPNGNARTLKPGGNGYLGPQAQYKKGNAHLKGWQALDYVRQRYGLPNGDYDRQRHQQQFVRAMADQALSKDVVTNPIKLDAVLRAAGKALIFNGRGHDLIDFGFAMRGLRSDSIQMIKLPGGGVVEDGDYKGEAFKPVAADFFDALQDGTIDTFVISHPELLNKVK, translated from the coding sequence GTGCCGCGCTGGGCCCGGATCTGCACCATCTTCGGGGCGGTGCTGGTCTTCGTCAGCGGAACCGCGCTGGTCGGGTTCGAGGCGGTTCTCGCCCGCTACTCCGGTGCCGTGCAGGAGGGCGACCTCTTCGGCGACGAGGCCGCCGGGGCACTGCCGGAGAAGAAGTCGGACATCAAGGGCCCGTTGAACATCCTGCTGGTGGGGATCGACCCGCGTACGCCGGAGTGGTCGCCGTTGGCCGACTCGATCATGGTGCTGCACGTCAACGAGACGCTCGACTCGGCGTACCTCTTCTCGATGCCCCGGGATCTCCTGGTGCAGATCCCGGCCTTCCCCAAGGCCGACTACTCGGGTGGGACCGAGAAGCTGAACGCCGCCATGTCGCACGGCAGCAAGGTGCCGGGGGCCAAGCTGCCGGACGCCAACCGTGGGTTCGAGTTGCTCTCGCTCACCGTCAGCAAGCTGACCGGGATCGAGCGGTTCGACGCCGGAGCGATCATCAACTTCAGCGGCTTTCAGAAGATCGTCGACGCGATGGGTGGCGTCGACATGTACATCGACTCCAACGTCAAGTCGGAGCACAAGCAGCCGAACGGCAACGCCCGTACGCTCAAGCCCGGTGGGAACGGCTATCTCGGCCCGCAGGCGCAGTACAAGAAGGGCAACGCCCACCTGAAGGGCTGGCAGGCGCTGGACTACGTCCGGCAGCGGTACGGCCTGCCGAACGGCGACTACGACCGGCAGCGCCACCAGCAGCAGTTCGTCCGGGCAATGGCCGACCAGGCGCTGAGCAAGGACGTGGTGACCAATCCGATCAAGCTCGACGCCGTCCTGCGGGCGGCCGGTAAGGCGCTGATCTTCAACGGTCGGGGGCACGACCTCATCGACTTCGGCTTCGCCATGCGGGGGCTGCGGTCGGACTCGATCCAGATGATCAAACTGCCGGGCGGCGGCGTGGTCGAGGACGGCGACTACAAGGGCGAGGCGTTCAAGCCGGTCGCGGCGGACTTCTTCGATGCCCTGCAGGACGGCACCATCGACACCTTCGTGATCTCCCACCCGGAGCTGCTGAACAAGGTCAAGTGA
- the atpD gene encoding F0F1 ATP synthase subunit beta, whose product MTAPVETKTATGRVVRVIGPVVDAEFPRDAMPEIFNALKVDVNLSGGQKTLTLEVAQHLGGNMVRTISMQPTDGLVRGTEVRDTGSPIMVPVGDATKGHVFNAIGEVLNLKEGEKFEAADHWGIHRKAPAFADLEPKTEMLETGIKVLDLLAPYVKGGKIGLFGGAGVGKTVLIQEMITRVANNFGGTSVFAGVGERTREGNDLIHEMTESGVIDKTALVYGQMDEPPGTRLRVALSALTMAEYFRDVNKQEVLLFIDNIFRFTQAGSEVSTLLGRMPSAVGYQPTLADEMGELQERITSVKGQAITSMQAIYVPADDYTDPAPATTFAHLDATTNLERSISDKGIYPAVDPLASSSRILAPEFVGAEHFAVASEVKRILQRYKDLQDIIAILGIEELSEEDKLTVGRARRIERFLSQNTYAAEVFTGIKGSYVPVKDTVEAFKKIAEGEFDHFPEQAFFMCGGLDDLERNARELMKD is encoded by the coding sequence ATGACTGCTCCAGTAGAGACCAAGACCGCGACGGGCCGCGTGGTCCGGGTCATCGGCCCGGTCGTCGACGCCGAGTTCCCGCGCGACGCCATGCCGGAGATCTTCAACGCCCTCAAGGTGGACGTGAATCTCTCCGGTGGCCAGAAGACCCTGACCCTGGAGGTCGCCCAGCACCTGGGCGGCAACATGGTCCGGACCATCTCGATGCAGCCGACCGACGGTCTGGTCCGCGGCACCGAGGTACGCGACACCGGTTCGCCGATCATGGTGCCGGTCGGTGACGCCACCAAGGGCCACGTCTTCAACGCCATCGGCGAGGTGCTCAACCTCAAGGAGGGCGAGAAGTTCGAGGCGGCCGACCACTGGGGGATCCACCGCAAGGCGCCCGCCTTCGCGGACCTGGAGCCGAAGACCGAGATGCTGGAGACCGGCATCAAGGTGCTCGACCTGCTCGCCCCGTACGTCAAGGGTGGCAAGATCGGCCTCTTCGGCGGTGCCGGCGTGGGCAAGACGGTGCTGATCCAGGAGATGATCACCCGGGTCGCCAACAACTTCGGTGGCACCTCGGTGTTCGCCGGGGTGGGTGAGCGGACCCGTGAGGGCAACGACCTGATCCACGAGATGACCGAGTCCGGCGTGATCGACAAGACCGCGCTGGTCTACGGCCAGATGGACGAGCCGCCGGGCACCCGGCTGCGGGTCGCCCTCTCGGCGCTGACCATGGCGGAGTACTTCCGGGACGTGAACAAGCAGGAGGTGCTGCTGTTCATCGACAACATCTTCCGGTTCACCCAGGCCGGTTCGGAGGTCTCCACCCTGCTCGGCCGGATGCCGAGCGCGGTGGGTTACCAGCCGACCCTGGCCGACGAGATGGGCGAGTTGCAGGAGCGGATCACCTCGGTCAAGGGCCAGGCGATCACCTCGATGCAGGCGATCTACGTGCCGGCGGACGACTACACCGACCCGGCGCCGGCCACCACCTTCGCCCACCTCGACGCCACCACCAACCTGGAGCGGTCGATCTCCGACAAGGGCATCTACCCGGCGGTGGACCCGCTGGCGTCCTCGTCCCGGATCCTCGCGCCGGAGTTCGTCGGCGCCGAGCACTTCGCGGTCGCCTCCGAGGTGAAGCGGATCCTGCAGCGCTACAAGGACCTGCAGGACATCATCGCCATCCTCGGTATCGAGGAGCTCTCGGAAGAGGACAAGCTCACCGTCGGCCGGGCCCGTCGGATCGAGCGGTTCCTGTCGCAGAACACGTACGCGGCCGAGGTCTTCACCGGGATCAAGGGCTCGTACGTGCCGGTCAAGGACACCGTCGAGGCGTTCAAGAAGATCGCCGAGGGTGAGTTCGACCACTTCCCCGAGCAGGCCTTCTTCATGTGCGGTGGCCTGGACGACCTGGAGCGCAACGCCCGCGAGCTGATGAAGGACTAG
- a CDS encoding F0F1 ATP synthase subunit gamma, with product MAAQVRVLRQRIRSAKSMKKITKAMELVATSRLAKAQSRVAASQPYAQAITGVLTALASNAAIDHPLLTARPKVRRAGVVVVTSDRGLAGGYSSNAIKAAESLIARLKADGKEPVLYVIGRKGVTFYKFRQRKIEASWTGFSEQPSFADAKQVGETLIKAFTSGADDVEGGDPGIDGVLGVDELHIVYTQFKSLMSQTPVARIIGPMEVEDRPRSEGLLPAYEFEPEADALLDALLPKYINTRIYAALIESAASESAARRRAMKSATDNAEEMIETYTREMNSARQAGITQEISEIVGGANALAASGSEV from the coding sequence GTGGCTGCCCAGGTACGTGTTCTTCGTCAACGGATCCGCTCGGCGAAGTCGATGAAGAAGATCACCAAGGCGATGGAGCTCGTCGCGACGAGCCGACTCGCCAAGGCCCAGTCCCGGGTCGCGGCGTCACAGCCGTACGCCCAGGCCATCACCGGCGTGCTCACGGCGCTGGCGTCCAACGCGGCCATCGACCACCCGCTGCTCACCGCGCGGCCGAAGGTCCGCCGGGCCGGCGTGGTCGTGGTCACCAGTGACCGCGGCCTCGCCGGTGGCTACAGCTCCAACGCGATCAAGGCCGCGGAGTCGCTGATCGCGCGGCTCAAGGCCGACGGCAAGGAGCCGGTGCTGTACGTCATCGGCCGTAAGGGCGTGACGTTCTACAAGTTCCGCCAGCGGAAGATCGAGGCGAGCTGGACCGGTTTCTCGGAGCAGCCGTCGTTCGCCGACGCCAAGCAGGTCGGTGAGACGCTGATCAAGGCGTTCACCTCCGGCGCGGATGACGTCGAGGGCGGCGACCCGGGGATCGACGGCGTACTCGGCGTCGACGAACTGCACATCGTCTACACGCAGTTCAAGTCGCTGATGTCGCAGACTCCGGTGGCCCGGATCATCGGCCCGATGGAGGTCGAGGACCGGCCGCGCTCCGAGGGGTTGCTGCCGGCGTACGAGTTCGAGCCGGAGGCGGACGCACTGCTCGACGCGCTGCTGCCGAAGTACATCAACACGCGGATCTACGCGGCGTTGATCGAGTCGGCGGCCAGCGAGTCGGCGGCCCGCCGTCGGGCGATGAAGAGCGCGACGGACAACGCCGAAGAGATGATCGAGACTTACACGCGCGAGATGAACTCGGCACGTCAGGCCGGGATCACCCAGGAGATCAGTGAGATCGTCGGCGGCGCCAACGCGCTCGCCGCGTCGGGAAGTGAAGTGTGA
- the atpA gene encoding F0F1 ATP synthase subunit alpha, with translation MAELTISSEEIRGALERYVSSYSPDVSREEVGTVADAGDGIAHVEGLPSTMTNELLEFEDGTLGLALNLDVRDIGVVVLGDYSGIEEGQRVKRTGRVLSAPVGDAFLGRVVDALGNPIDGLGDLANEGYRELELQAPNVMARQSVSEALQTGIKAIDAMTAIGRGQRQLIIGDRRTGKTTVALDTILNQRDNWRSGDPAKQVRCIYVAIGQKGSTIASVKGLLEEHGAMEYTTIVASPASDPAGFKYIAPYTGSAIGQHWMYAGKHVLIVFDDLTKQAEAYRAVSLLLRRPPGREAYPGDVFYLHSRLLERCAKLSDEMGGGSMTGLPIIETKGNDISAFIPTNVISITDGQIFLETDLFNQGVRPAINVGTSVSRVGGAAQVKPMRKVAGRLRLDLAQYRELEAFAALASDLDRASQDQLSRGARLVELLKQTNYAPLPVHEQVVAVWIGTEGKLDDIAIGEVRRFENEFLEFLRHQYKPTLQSIADNNWDDDIVNALNEAVERFKQMFLGKEDEVRVNDAAARPMEGEQDREKVTRYREGGESASAEKQ, from the coding sequence ATGGCCGAGCTGACCATCTCGTCGGAGGAGATCCGCGGCGCGCTGGAGCGCTACGTCTCCTCCTATTCGCCCGACGTCTCCCGTGAGGAGGTCGGCACCGTCGCCGACGCCGGTGACGGCATCGCCCACGTCGAGGGCCTGCCCTCGACCATGACCAACGAGCTGCTGGAGTTCGAGGACGGCACTCTCGGACTGGCGCTGAACCTCGACGTCCGGGACATCGGCGTCGTGGTGCTCGGCGACTACTCCGGCATCGAGGAGGGCCAGCGGGTCAAGCGGACCGGCCGGGTGCTCTCGGCGCCGGTCGGCGACGCGTTCCTCGGCCGCGTCGTCGACGCGCTCGGCAACCCGATCGACGGTCTGGGTGACCTCGCCAACGAGGGCTACCGCGAGCTGGAGCTGCAGGCTCCGAACGTGATGGCCCGGCAGAGCGTCAGCGAGGCGTTGCAGACCGGGATCAAGGCCATCGACGCGATGACCGCGATCGGCCGGGGTCAGCGGCAGCTGATCATCGGTGACCGGCGGACCGGCAAGACCACCGTCGCGCTGGACACGATCCTGAACCAGCGGGACAACTGGCGCTCCGGCGACCCGGCCAAGCAGGTCCGCTGCATCTACGTCGCGATCGGCCAGAAGGGCTCCACCATCGCCTCGGTGAAGGGGCTGCTGGAGGAGCACGGCGCGATGGAGTACACCACCATCGTCGCCTCGCCGGCCTCGGACCCGGCCGGCTTCAAGTACATCGCCCCGTACACCGGCTCGGCCATCGGCCAGCACTGGATGTACGCCGGCAAGCACGTCCTGATCGTCTTCGACGACCTGACCAAGCAGGCGGAGGCGTACCGGGCGGTCTCGCTGCTGCTGCGTCGCCCGCCGGGCCGTGAGGCGTACCCGGGTGACGTCTTCTACCTGCACTCCCGGCTGCTGGAGCGCTGCGCGAAGCTCTCGGACGAGATGGGCGGCGGCTCGATGACCGGCCTGCCGATCATCGAGACCAAGGGCAACGACATCTCGGCGTTCATCCCGACGAACGTGATCTCGATCACCGACGGCCAGATCTTCCTGGAAACGGACCTGTTCAACCAGGGTGTCCGGCCGGCGATCAACGTCGGTACCTCGGTCTCCCGGGTCGGCGGCGCCGCCCAGGTGAAGCCGATGCGGAAGGTGGCCGGCCGGCTCCGCCTGGACCTGGCCCAGTACCGCGAGCTGGAGGCGTTCGCCGCGCTGGCCTCGGACCTGGACCGGGCCTCGCAGGACCAGCTCAGCCGGGGCGCCCGGCTTGTCGAGCTGCTGAAGCAGACGAACTACGCGCCGCTGCCGGTGCACGAGCAGGTCGTCGCGGTCTGGATCGGCACCGAGGGCAAGCTGGACGACATCGCGATCGGTGAGGTCCGCCGGTTCGAGAACGAGTTCCTGGAGTTCCTCCGCCACCAGTACAAGCCGACGTTGCAGTCGATCGCGGACAACAACTGGGACGACGACATCGTCAACGCCCTGAACGAGGCCGTTGAGCGGTTTAAGCAGATGTTCCTTGGCAAGGAAGACGAGGTGCGGGTCAACGACGCGGCTGCCCGGCCGATGGAGGGCGAGCAGGACCGCGAGAAGGTCACCCGGTACCGCGAGGGCGGCGAGTCCGCCTCGGCCGAGAAGCAGTAG
- a CDS encoding F0F1 ATP synthase subunit delta: MQAASRESYAAAGQRLDAYARDAEASRIATTGDEIGLVSGVLRREPRLRRALSDPARSGEDRAGLLDTMLGSKIGADAKELLGVLVTGRWSTPSELLQATERLGVEALLASADRAGDLGEVEDELFRFGQVVAADPELSNVLSDPIAPIAQRAELTGSLLSGKASAVTIRLVEVALAGFGGRSFTGALTRLVELAADRRDRQVAYVTVAAPLTEQEEQRLGSKLAELYGRDVTVKQTVDPAVLGGLSVQIGSDLYDGTILRRLTDTRNALAKR, translated from the coding sequence ATGCAGGCCGCCAGCCGGGAGTCGTACGCGGCCGCGGGGCAGCGTCTCGACGCGTACGCCCGGGACGCCGAGGCGTCCCGGATCGCCACCACCGGTGACGAGATCGGCCTGGTGTCCGGGGTGCTGCGGCGCGAGCCGCGGTTGCGTCGGGCCCTGTCCGACCCGGCCCGCAGTGGTGAGGACCGGGCCGGCCTGCTCGACACCATGCTCGGAAGCAAGATCGGTGCGGACGCCAAGGAACTGCTCGGCGTTCTGGTGACCGGCCGTTGGTCGACGCCGTCCGAGCTGCTCCAAGCCACCGAGCGGCTGGGTGTGGAGGCGCTGCTGGCCAGCGCCGACCGCGCCGGGGACCTGGGCGAGGTGGAGGACGAGCTGTTCCGCTTCGGGCAGGTCGTCGCCGCGGACCCGGAGCTGAGCAACGTGCTCTCCGACCCGATCGCGCCGATCGCGCAGCGGGCCGAGCTGACCGGCTCGCTGCTGTCCGGCAAGGCCAGCGCGGTGACCATCCGGCTGGTCGAGGTGGCGCTCGCCGGGTTCGGTGGGCGCTCCTTCACCGGGGCACTGACCCGACTGGTGGAGCTGGCCGCCGATCGGCGGGACCGTCAGGTGGCCTACGTCACCGTCGCGGCCCCGCTCACCGAGCAGGAAGAGCAACGGCTGGGGAGCAAGCTCGCCGAGCTATACGGTCGAGACGTCACCGTCAAGCAGACGGTGGATCCGGCGGTACTCGGCGGGCTGAGCGTCCAGATCGGATCCGATCTCTACGACGGCACGATCCTGCGCCGCCTCACCGACACCCGAAACGCGCTCGCGAAGCGTTGA
- a CDS encoding F0F1 ATP synthase subunit B — protein MFAILAAEGATEHNPIIPLWQEIVVGSVAFAILCFMLMKYVFPRMEQTFQARVDAIEGGIKRAEAAQAEANQVLEQYRAQLAEARTDAAKIRDDARADAEGIRSDVLAKAREESDRIIAAGKDQLAAERATIVRELRTEVGTIAVDLASRIVGESLADEARRKGTVERFLADLETVGAGNGSANGSAVRAS, from the coding sequence ATGTTCGCCATTCTCGCCGCGGAGGGCGCTACCGAGCACAACCCGATCATCCCGCTGTGGCAGGAGATCGTGGTCGGCTCGGTGGCCTTCGCCATCCTCTGCTTCATGCTGATGAAGTACGTCTTCCCGCGCATGGAGCAGACCTTCCAGGCCCGGGTCGACGCGATCGAGGGCGGTATCAAGCGCGCCGAGGCCGCCCAGGCCGAGGCCAACCAGGTGCTGGAGCAGTACCGCGCCCAGCTCGCCGAGGCGCGTACCGACGCGGCGAAGATCCGCGACGATGCGCGGGCCGACGCCGAGGGCATCCGGTCGGACGTCCTCGCCAAGGCCCGGGAGGAGTCGGACCGGATCATCGCGGCCGGCAAGGACCAGCTCGCGGCGGAACGGGCGACCATCGTGCGCGAACTGCGTACCGAGGTCGGCACGATCGCGGTCGACCTGGCCAGCCGGATCGTCGGTGAGTCGCTGGCCGACGAGGCCCGTCGCAAGGGCACGGTCGAGCGGTTCCTGGCCGACCTGGAGACCGTCGGTGCCGGCAACGGTTCGGCCAACGGCTCCGCCGTGCGGGCGAGCTGA
- a CDS encoding ATP synthase subunit c family protein — protein MTSLAAVEITGSLSAIGYGLAAIGPGIGVGLVFAAYINSTARQPESSRLTLPYVWIGFAVIELLALLGIAFGYAFGN, from the coding sequence ATGACGTCCCTTGCCGCCGTCGAAATTACCGGCAGCCTCAGCGCCATCGGCTACGGCCTCGCGGCCATCGGCCCGGGTATCGGTGTCGGCCTGGTCTTCGCCGCCTACATCAACTCGACCGCCCGCCAGCCCGAGTCGTCCCGGCTGACCCTGCCGTACGTCTGGATCGGCTTCGCCGTCATCGAGCTGCTGGCCCTGCTCGGCATCGCCTTCGGCTACGCCTTCGGTAACTAG
- the atpB gene encoding F0F1 ATP synthase subunit A, whose amino-acid sequence MIGQSVVLAEGEVPFPPSVEDFFLPSIYPWGEHNSYWITKFTVLIWLGVAATIIFFLVTYRNPKLVPTKKQWIAESIYGFVRNNIAVDMIGHRGVAFAPYLTTLFVFIFVNNLWQIIPFVQISPMAHIAFPAILAIISYVMFIWVGIRHHGFGKFFKHSLMPPAPLFMQPLLIPIELFSTFVARPVSLALRLFANLFAGHIILLVFTLGGFVLLNADSLFLKPISLLSWAVSIAITFLEALVIVLQAYIFTVLTASYVQGALADEH is encoded by the coding sequence GTGATCGGACAGTCGGTCGTCCTCGCGGAGGGCGAAGTACCGTTTCCACCCAGCGTGGAGGACTTCTTCCTGCCGAGCATCTATCCGTGGGGAGAGCACAACTCCTACTGGATCACGAAGTTCACGGTACTGATCTGGTTGGGCGTCGCGGCGACCATCATCTTCTTCCTGGTGACCTACCGGAACCCGAAGCTGGTGCCGACGAAGAAGCAGTGGATCGCCGAGTCGATCTACGGCTTCGTCCGGAACAACATCGCGGTCGACATGATCGGCCACCGCGGTGTCGCCTTCGCGCCGTACCTCACCACGCTGTTTGTTTTCATCTTCGTGAACAACCTGTGGCAGATCATTCCGTTCGTCCAGATCTCGCCGATGGCACACATCGCGTTCCCGGCGATTCTGGCGATCATCAGCTACGTGATGTTCATCTGGGTCGGCATCCGGCACCACGGTTTCGGCAAGTTCTTCAAGCATTCCCTGATGCCGCCGGCGCCGTTGTTCATGCAGCCGCTGCTGATCCCGATCGAACTCTTCTCGACGTTCGTCGCCCGGCCGGTGTCGCTGGCGCTGCGGTTGTTCGCGAACCTGTTCGCCGGACACATCATCCTGCTGGTCTTCACGCTGGGCGGCTTCGTCCTGCTGAACGCCGACTCGCTCTTCCTCAAGCCGATCTCGCTGCTCTCCTGGGCGGTGTCGATCGCGATCACCTTCCTTGAGGCACTGGTGATCGTCCTGCAGGCCTACATCTTCACCGTGCTGACCGCGAGCTACGTGCAGGGTGCGCTCGCCGACGAACACTGA
- a CDS encoding AtpZ/AtpI family protein, giving the protein MTGDQTPQPAGDSGTPEAGEGWTALAYLIGGLSVWGFIGWLVDQWLETDGLATGIGFLLGGAGGVYLVIRRLGTPR; this is encoded by the coding sequence ATGACCGGTGACCAAACCCCCCAACCCGCAGGTGACTCGGGCACGCCCGAGGCCGGCGAGGGCTGGACTGCGCTGGCATACCTCATTGGAGGTCTGTCGGTGTGGGGATTCATCGGTTGGTTGGTCGACCAGTGGCTCGAAACCGATGGCCTCGCCACCGGGATCGGGTTCCTGCTCGGCGGGGCCGGGGGCGTCTACCTGGTCATCCGCCGGCTCGGCACCCCTAGGTAG